A window of the Oscillospiraceae bacterium genome harbors these coding sequences:
- the ligA gene encoding NAD-dependent DNA ligase LigA, translating into MDDRQKIARLREEIEAHNHAYYVLDNPSIPDHEYDALMRRLRALEEAHPEEVPPDSPTVRVGGRAAFSPVRHAVPLESLNDVFTWEELTAFDARVRAALPGPPAYVLEPKVDGLSVALTYEDNRFASGATRGDGVTGEDVTHNLLTLQTLPKTLCGAPARVVVRGEVFMSKAVFRALNAEREARGEPLLANPRNAAAGSLRQLDPEIAARRRLDIVLFNIQDMSGPWPETHHETLTLMASWGLPVIPHTVFTALPPLLDAVAHLDKAREEHPFDLDGAVVKLDSLSGRQLLGSTARAPRWAAAYKYPPEQKETILTDITIQVGRTGVLTPRATLAPVRLAGTTVTNATLHNEDFIRDKDIRIGDTVLVQKAGEIIPEILSVTVSQRPADAVPYVFPDVCPACGAAVVREAEESAARCTGAECPAQRARRLAHFASRGAMDIEGLGPATVELLLARGLIETPADLFRLTPANLADLPGFAEKSAANLVAAIDASRRRSLERLLFALGIPQVGQKASAVLARHFGSLEAIRSAALEDLTALRDIGPATAESLRRYLDSPQGTHLTDALAAAGVRLTAAQPRASGDRFAGQTFVLTGTLQRHTRDQAAQRIAAEGGRVSASVSERTTYVLAGEKAGSKLAKAEALGIPILTEEAFEALFA; encoded by the coding sequence GTGGATGACCGGCAGAAGATAGCGCGCCTGCGCGAGGAGATCGAGGCGCACAACCACGCTTACTATGTCTTGGACAACCCGTCCATCCCAGATCACGAATACGATGCGCTGATGCGCCGCCTGCGGGCGCTGGAGGAGGCGCACCCGGAGGAAGTGCCGCCGGACTCTCCCACCGTGCGGGTGGGCGGCCGAGCAGCCTTCTCGCCGGTGCGGCACGCCGTCCCGCTGGAGAGCTTGAACGACGTGTTCACGTGGGAGGAGCTGACCGCTTTTGACGCCCGCGTCCGCGCGGCGCTGCCCGGCCCCCCCGCCTATGTGCTGGAGCCCAAGGTAGACGGACTCTCGGTGGCGCTGACTTACGAGGACAACCGCTTTGCAAGTGGAGCCACGCGGGGCGACGGTGTCACCGGTGAGGACGTGACGCACAACCTGCTGACACTGCAAACACTGCCGAAGACCTTATGCGGCGCGCCGGCGCGGGTCGTCGTACGCGGCGAGGTTTTCATGTCCAAGGCGGTCTTCCGTGCGCTGAATGCCGAACGGGAGGCTCGGGGAGAACCGCTGCTCGCCAACCCGAGAAACGCCGCCGCCGGGTCCCTGCGCCAGCTCGACCCGGAGATCGCCGCCCGGCGCCGTCTGGACATCGTCCTGTTCAACATCCAGGACATGTCCGGCCCGTGGCCGGAAACACACCACGAGACGCTGACGCTGATGGCCTCCTGGGGCCTGCCCGTGATCCCGCATACGGTCTTTACCGCGCTGCCGCCCCTGCTGGACGCCGTCGCGCATCTGGACAAGGCCCGTGAGGAACACCCCTTCGACCTGGACGGCGCCGTCGTCAAGCTGGACAGCCTGTCCGGGCGGCAGCTCCTCGGCAGCACGGCGCGCGCGCCGCGCTGGGCGGCGGCCTACAAATACCCGCCGGAGCAAAAGGAGACGATTCTCACGGATATCACGATCCAGGTGGGCCGTACCGGCGTGCTCACGCCCCGGGCCACCCTGGCGCCGGTGCGTCTGGCCGGCACGACGGTGACAAACGCCACGCTGCACAACGAGGACTTCATCCGCGACAAAGACATCCGCATCGGCGACACGGTGCTGGTCCAGAAGGCCGGGGAGATCATCCCGGAGATCCTCTCCGTAACGGTCTCCCAGCGCCCGGCCGACGCCGTCCCCTATGTGTTTCCGGACGTCTGCCCGGCCTGCGGCGCGGCGGTCGTTCGGGAGGCGGAGGAATCCGCCGCCCGCTGCACGGGGGCGGAGTGCCCCGCCCAACGCGCCCGGCGTTTGGCCCACTTCGCCTCGCGAGGCGCGATGGACATCGAGGGCCTCGGCCCGGCCACCGTGGAGCTGCTGCTGGCGCGCGGCCTGATCGAGACGCCGGCGGATCTCTTCCGACTCACGCCGGCGAATCTCGCGGATCTGCCCGGTTTCGCGGAAAAATCGGCCGCGAACCTGGTGGCCGCGATCGACGCCTCACGCCGGCGGAGCTTAGAGCGCCTGCTGTTTGCACTCGGCATCCCCCAGGTGGGGCAGAAGGCCTCGGCCGTGCTGGCGCGGCACTTCGGCTCGCTGGAAGCCATCCGGAGCGCCGCGCTTGAGGATCTGACCGCGTTGCGGGACATCGGCCCGGCCACCGCGGAGAGCCTGCGCCGCTACCTGGACAGCCCCCAGGGGACGCATCTGACCGACGCGCTGGCGGCGGCCGGCGTCCGGTTGACGGCCGCGCAGCCCCGTGCCTCGGGGGACCGCTTCGCGGGACAGACCTTCGTATTGACGGGCACGCTGCAGCGTCATACGCGCGATCAGGCGGCCCAGCGCATCGCGGCGGAGGGCGGCCGCGTGTCCGCCAGCGTGTCGGAACGGACCACCTATGTGCTCGCCGGCGAAAAAGCCGGCTCCAAGCTCGCCAAAGCCGAAGCCCTCGGCATCCCCATCCTCACCGAGGAGGCCTTCGAGGCACTGTTCGCATGA
- a CDS encoding MurR/RpiR family transcriptional regulator, translated as MQRAVKDVADTGLLERIAAGERHFSKGQRLIAVFIRQHYDRAAFMTANRLGKVVGISESTVVRFAVELGYDGYPSMQRALRGMIRNRLTAVQRLEVAQDRLGRGDMLRGVFQSDIENLRATLEELDREAFSASVEAILRARQVYILGVRSSAALASFLSFYLHLLCDNVRLVSPSSVSDIFEQVLRVGPEDLVVGFSFPRYSRRTVRAMRYAHDRGATLVAITDSKLSPLIEVATYTLLTHSDMISFVDSLVSPLSLINALVVEIGMRKQQEAAQIFDALEQIWDEYEVYEKNE; from the coding sequence ATGCAAAGGGCGGTGAAAGATGTGGCGGACACAGGTCTCCTGGAGCGTATTGCGGCCGGGGAGCGGCATTTTTCCAAGGGACAGCGGCTCATTGCCGTTTTCATCCGGCAGCACTACGACAGAGCCGCCTTTATGACGGCCAATCGGTTGGGCAAGGTCGTCGGCATCAGCGAATCCACCGTCGTGCGCTTTGCCGTCGAACTCGGGTACGACGGCTACCCCTCCATGCAGCGGGCGCTGCGGGGGATGATTCGCAACCGGCTGACGGCCGTGCAGCGCCTGGAGGTGGCCCAGGACCGCCTGGGGCGGGGGGACATGCTTCGGGGGGTTTTCCAGTCCGACATCGAGAATCTGCGCGCGACGCTGGAGGAACTCGACCGGGAGGCGTTTTCCGCCTCGGTGGAGGCGATTTTGCGGGCGCGGCAGGTCTACATCCTCGGCGTGCGCTCGTCGGCGGCGCTGGCGTCTTTTTTGAGTTTTTATCTGCATCTCCTTTGCGACAACGTCCGCCTTGTGAGCCCGTCGTCCGTGTCGGACATCTTTGAACAGGTGCTGCGCGTCGGGCCTGAGGACCTGGTCGTCGGGTTCAGTTTCCCGCGTTACTCCCGCCGCACGGTACGCGCCATGCGCTACGCGCACGACCGGGGCGCCACGCTGGTGGCTATCACCGACAGCAAACTCTCCCCGCTCATCGAGGTGGCCACCTACACGCTGCTGACGCACAGCGACATGATCTCCTTTGTCGATTCGCTGGTGTCGCCGCTGAGTCTCATCAACGCCCTCGTCGTGGAGATCGGCATGCGTAAACAGCAGGAGGCCGCGCAGATCTTCGACGCACTGGAGCAGATCTGGGACGAGTACGAGGTCTACGAAAAGAATGAATAA
- a CDS encoding NAD(P)/FAD-dependent oxidoreductase, producing MRETNRHVLVAGAGPAGMMAAGTAASRGCRVTLLDPGGCGGRKLALTGKGRCNLTNDSAVEVCLAHIPRNPRFLYSALSAFPPAAVMAFFETLGVPLQTERGRRVFPVSGRAGDVVAALTDWLTGLGVFVRAGRVTGILHSGGAVCGAETAAGAVACDALVVATGGLSYPKTGSTGDGYRLAVSVGHTVRPPMPSLVPLLSPAPYCGAMAGLSLRHVALTAYDNEGQKRYTGFGEMLFTHTGVSGPLVLSASAHLEGRAAGGRLSIDLKPALSEEALDRRLLRDFEAYANRDFQNALGDLLHKKMIPVIIELSGIRPEKKVHSVSRAERAALLALCKDFPVPVSGPASIDAAVVTAGGVDVRALKPATMESRVCAGLYFAGEVIDVDAYTGGFNLQIAWSTGRAAGCGAAGNKEF from the coding sequence ATGAGAGAGACAAATCGCCATGTCCTGGTGGCGGGGGCGGGCCCGGCCGGTATGATGGCCGCCGGGACGGCGGCGTCGCGTGGGTGCCGGGTGACATTGCTTGATCCGGGCGGCTGCGGTGGCCGCAAGCTGGCTCTCACCGGCAAGGGCCGCTGCAACCTGACAAACGACAGCGCAGTGGAAGTATGTCTGGCGCATATCCCGCGCAACCCGCGCTTCCTGTACAGCGCGCTCTCCGCCTTCCCGCCCGCGGCCGTGATGGCGTTTTTTGAGACGCTGGGCGTGCCGTTGCAGACGGAACGGGGCCGGCGCGTCTTCCCGGTCTCCGGCCGGGCCGGAGACGTCGTGGCGGCGCTGACGGACTGGCTGACCGGGTTGGGCGTCTTTGTCCGTGCCGGGCGTGTGACCGGTATCCTGCACAGCGGCGGCGCGGTGTGCGGCGCCGAGACCGCGGCGGGCGCCGTCGCGTGTGACGCCTTGGTCGTCGCCACCGGGGGGCTCTCGTATCCGAAGACCGGTTCGACTGGAGACGGGTACCGACTGGCCGTCTCCGTGGGACACACGGTCCGTCCGCCCATGCCGTCGCTCGTGCCGCTGCTCTCGCCCGCCCCCTACTGCGGCGCGATGGCGGGGCTCAGCCTGCGCCATGTGGCGCTCACGGCTTACGACAACGAAGGCCAAAAGCGTTACACTGGGTTTGGGGAGATGCTCTTCACACACACCGGTGTGTCCGGGCCGCTGGTGCTCAGCGCCTCGGCTCATCTGGAGGGCCGCGCCGCCGGCGGTCGGCTCTCGATCGACCTGAAACCGGCGCTTTCCGAAGAGGCGCTGGACAGACGGCTGTTGCGCGATTTTGAGGCCTACGCCAACCGGGATTTTCAAAATGCGCTGGGGGACTTATTGCATAAAAAAATGATCCCTGTTATAATCGAGCTATCCGGCATTCGGCCGGAGAAAAAAGTGCACTCGGTGAGCCGCGCCGAACGGGCGGCGTTATTGGCGCTCTGCAAGGATTTTCCCGTGCCGGTGAGCGGTCCCGCGTCGATCGACGCGGCCGTCGTCACGGCGGGCGGCGTGGACGTGCGGGCGCTAAAGCCCGCTACGATGGAATCCCGCGTGTGCGCCGGACTTTATTTTGCCGGCGAGGTCATCGACGTGGACGCGTATACGGGTGGGTTCAACTTGCAGATCGCTTGGTCGACGGGCCGCGCGGCCGGGTGCGGCGCGGCTGGGAACAAAGAATTTTAA
- the cmk gene encoding (d)CMP kinase produces the protein MSRGCFFSVAIDGPSGAGKSTIARHVARALGFLYVDTGALYRALALLARRRGVVLADEDGVAALFPEADVRLTYEDGVLSVFLGGEDVTGAIRAHEISQAASDISKLPAVRAFLLDTQRAFARAQDVIMDGRDIGTVVLPNADVKIFLTADPEERARRRFLELEARGAPVDYDTVRVDIIRRDENDARRAFAPLRPANDAIWVDTTGNTWEKSMQLILDLVKGKLAQCSTDSHMGL, from the coding sequence TTGTCGCGCGGTTGTTTTTTCAGTGTGGCGATCGACGGACCCTCGGGCGCCGGCAAGAGTACCATTGCCCGCCATGTGGCACGGGCTCTTGGTTTTTTGTATGTGGACACCGGCGCGTTATACCGGGCGCTGGCCCTGCTGGCACGGCGGCGCGGCGTGGTTTTGGCGGACGAGGACGGCGTGGCGGCGCTGTTTCCGGAGGCCGACGTTCGGCTGACTTACGAGGACGGCGTTCTCAGCGTCTTTCTCGGCGGCGAGGATGTGACGGGAGCCATCCGGGCGCATGAGATTTCCCAAGCCGCCTCCGACATCTCCAAGCTGCCGGCGGTACGCGCATTTCTGCTCGACACGCAGCGCGCCTTCGCCCGGGCACAGGATGTGATCATGGACGGACGGGACATCGGCACGGTGGTGCTGCCAAACGCCGACGTCAAGATTTTTCTCACTGCCGACCCGGAGGAACGGGCCCGGCGGCGGTTTTTGGAGCTGGAGGCGCGCGGGGCTCCGGTGGATTATGACACCGTACGGGTCGACATCATCCGACGGGATGAAAACGACGCGCGCCGCGCTTTCGCGCCGCTGCGGCCGGCGAACGACGCCATATGGGTCGACACGACGGGCAACACGTGGGAAAAGAGCATGCAGCTCATCTTAGACCTTGTGAAAGGGAAATTGGCACAATGTTCTACAGATTCGCATATGGGATTGTGA
- a CDS encoding 1-acyl-sn-glycerol-3-phosphate acyltransferase, which produces MFYRFAYGIVIPLFRLLFRVRVTGRGNIPPGAAVVCANHAASSDPIFVAMGLSIRQHPYFMAKIELVRNPVFAFVLRRLGVFFVDRGKSDIRPIKHALTLLKEDQKIMIFPEGTRAPAEAKTGAAMLAVRSGVPFLPVSVTPSGHKRLFSRVDVVIGEPYRAEVEGRRASPEHYHEIMDELMRRIYALGMCHA; this is translated from the coding sequence ATGTTCTACAGATTCGCATATGGGATTGTGATCCCGCTGTTTCGGTTGTTGTTTCGTGTGCGCGTCACCGGGCGCGGCAACATCCCACCGGGCGCCGCGGTGGTGTGTGCCAATCACGCGGCCTCCAGCGATCCCATCTTTGTGGCCATGGGGTTGTCGATCCGGCAGCATCCGTATTTCATGGCCAAGATTGAGTTGGTCCGAAACCCTGTGTTTGCGTTTGTCCTGCGGCGGCTGGGTGTGTTTTTTGTGGACCGGGGCAAGTCCGATATCCGCCCGATAAAGCACGCGCTCACGTTGCTAAAGGAGGACCAAAAGATCATGATATTTCCCGAAGGCACGAGGGCGCCGGCCGAGGCGAAGACCGGCGCCGCCATGCTGGCGGTGCGTTCAGGCGTGCCTTTCCTGCCGGTTTCGGTGACGCCGTCCGGGCACAAACGACTTTTTTCCCGCGTCGATGTGGTCATCGGGGAGCCGTACCGGGCCGAGGTGGAGGGGCGGCGTGCGTCGCCCGAGCACTACCACGAGATCATGGACGAGCTGATGCGCCGCATCTATGCGCTGGGTATGTGTCATGCCTGA